A single region of the Nocardioides sp. W7 genome encodes:
- a CDS encoding SigE family RNA polymerase sigma factor, with product MDEREFDDFYTASFTRIVGQLYAMIGSRDEAQECVQEAFVRAWAHRRKLERAEHPEAWVRTTAYRLAVSRWRRTVRARRPEDRALGALTETAAPSESHVALVTALKQLPEAQRQALVLHHIADMSVHDVAREVGVPEGTIKARLSRGRAALAALLSDDGGLQEGASHA from the coding sequence ATGGACGAACGCGAGTTCGACGACTTCTACACCGCGTCGTTCACCCGCATCGTCGGCCAGCTCTACGCGATGATCGGGAGCCGCGACGAGGCTCAGGAGTGCGTCCAGGAGGCATTCGTGCGCGCCTGGGCCCACCGCCGCAAGCTCGAACGGGCCGAGCACCCCGAGGCCTGGGTGCGGACCACGGCGTACCGCCTCGCGGTCAGCCGCTGGCGCCGTACCGTCCGGGCCCGCCGCCCGGAGGACCGGGCGCTGGGCGCGCTCACCGAGACCGCGGCACCGAGCGAGAGCCACGTCGCGCTCGTGACGGCGCTCAAGCAGCTGCCCGAGGCCCAGCGCCAGGCGCTGGTGCTGCACCACATCGCGGACATGTCCGTGCACGACGTCGCCCGTGAGGTCGGCGTCCCCGAAGGCACCATCAAGGCTCGGCTCAGCCGCGGCCGGGCTGCCCTCGCCGCGCTGCTCTCCGACGACGGGGGCCTCCAGGAAGGAGCCAGTCATGCCTGA
- a CDS encoding sigma-70 family RNA polymerase sigma factor: MRDPEEFDACYQAARTRLLLQTYALTGDLPAARSAVNDAFAVAWHHWRKANRHGDPESWIRPIAWSHAQRRHSARIWHREKGLAPEAQATLEALGKLSVDQRKILLLTVLATGTLADFAREVGLTREDAERELQTATSQLAIHLDLGTPVARALFDPLADIVADVRLPRASILRRAGAARRRTHTAVGVVVAVAALVVTGTVVTDTDGVHPTLDRDLQTAGQQGPRTEAPPPPPPLSEEALLSVEQVADVVPGRAWTEGSTHDNTAGDGLVLPCQLARYADSRGSTALVRDFATAPLPREPARSTTQLAEASASEEAAHRAFRTSLRWFAGCTEDRTQLLTTQRVLGVGDEAMVLTLRRWGAGATTLVAAVARTGQLTTTTVTSVAGTERARPRSAAQLLGTAVADLCTLPDAGGCGSAPELKDVPPLPVGVVPAMLDTVDLPPVSNVRRRTWAGTEPRQARTNLAATRCDDARFRGAGWSTNLTRTFLIPGAKLPAEFGLTQTVGALSKRRARAFVEDVRQSVRACPEEQLGTDVRQVADRRSADEDLTAWQVSTEVSDDRSVEYRMAIIRTGTAVAQIAYIPSADVRMTDDAFVALAERALQRLPRLPRPGR, translated from the coding sequence ATGAGGGACCCAGAGGAGTTCGACGCGTGCTACCAGGCCGCCCGGACCAGGCTGCTGCTGCAGACCTACGCGCTCACCGGTGACCTCCCTGCGGCCCGGTCCGCGGTCAACGACGCGTTCGCCGTCGCGTGGCACCACTGGCGCAAGGCGAACCGGCACGGCGACCCCGAGTCCTGGATCCGGCCGATCGCCTGGTCGCACGCCCAGCGGCGGCACAGCGCCCGGATCTGGCACCGCGAGAAGGGCCTGGCCCCGGAGGCCCAGGCCACCCTCGAGGCCCTGGGGAAGCTGAGCGTCGACCAGCGCAAGATCCTGCTGCTGACCGTCCTCGCCACCGGCACCCTGGCCGACTTCGCCCGCGAGGTGGGGCTGACCCGCGAGGACGCCGAGCGGGAGCTGCAGACGGCCACCTCCCAGCTGGCGATCCACCTCGACCTCGGCACCCCGGTCGCGCGGGCCCTGTTCGACCCGCTCGCCGACATCGTCGCCGACGTACGGCTCCCCCGGGCGTCGATCCTGCGGCGGGCCGGCGCCGCGCGGCGCCGTACCCACACCGCCGTCGGCGTGGTCGTGGCCGTCGCCGCCCTGGTCGTGACCGGCACCGTCGTGACCGACACCGACGGCGTCCACCCCACCCTGGACCGCGATCTGCAGACGGCCGGCCAGCAGGGGCCGCGGACCGAGGCGCCGCCACCCCCGCCGCCCCTCTCGGAGGAGGCGCTGCTCTCCGTCGAGCAGGTCGCCGACGTGGTGCCCGGTCGCGCGTGGACCGAGGGCAGCACCCACGACAACACCGCCGGCGACGGCCTGGTGCTGCCCTGCCAGCTCGCGCGGTACGCCGACTCCCGCGGCTCGACCGCCCTGGTCCGCGACTTCGCCACCGCCCCGCTGCCCCGCGAGCCCGCCCGCTCGACCACCCAGCTGGCCGAGGCCTCCGCGTCCGAGGAGGCGGCCCACCGAGCGTTCCGCACCAGCCTGCGCTGGTTCGCCGGCTGCACCGAGGACCGCACCCAGCTGCTGACCACCCAGCGGGTCCTCGGCGTCGGCGACGAGGCGATGGTGCTGACCCTGCGACGCTGGGGCGCTGGGGCGACGACCCTGGTCGCCGCGGTCGCCCGGACCGGGCAGCTGACCACCACGACGGTGACCTCCGTCGCCGGCACCGAACGGGCGCGGCCCCGCTCGGCGGCGCAACTGCTGGGCACGGCGGTCGCCGACCTGTGCACCCTCCCCGACGCCGGCGGGTGCGGCTCCGCTCCCGAGCTGAAGGACGTGCCGCCGCTGCCGGTCGGGGTGGTGCCCGCCATGCTCGACACGGTCGACCTGCCGCCGGTGAGCAACGTCAGGCGGCGCACCTGGGCCGGCACGGAGCCGCGCCAGGCCCGGACGAACCTCGCGGCGACCCGGTGCGACGACGCGAGGTTCCGCGGCGCCGGCTGGTCGACCAACCTCACCCGCACCTTCCTGATCCCGGGCGCGAAGCTGCCGGCGGAGTTCGGGCTCACGCAGACCGTCGGTGCCCTGTCGAAGCGACGGGCGCGGGCGTTCGTGGAGGACGTCCGCCAGTCGGTGCGCGCCTGCCCCGAGGAGCAGCTGGGCACCGACGTCCGGCAGGTCGCCGACCGACGCTCCGCCGACGAGGACCTCACCGCGTGGCAGGTGTCGACGGAGGTCTCCGACGACCGCTCGGTGGAGTACCGGATGGCGATCATCCGGACCGGCACGGCGGTCGCACAGATCGCCTACATCCCGTCAGCGGACGTGCGGATGACCGACGACGCGTTCGTCGCCCTGGCCGAGCGTGCGCTCCAGCGGCTGCCGCGGCTCCCCCGACCCGGCCGCTGA
- the sucD gene encoding succinate--CoA ligase subunit alpha, which produces MTIYLNKDSKIIVQGITGGMGSKHTTLMLQADSNIVGGVNARKAGTTVELNGKELPVFGTVKEAIEATGADVSVAFVPPAFTKDACIEAIDAEIPLLVVITEGVPVQDSAEVFAYLDGKKTRMIGPNCPGIISPEESLAGITPHTIAGKGPIGLVSKSGTLTYQMMYELRDYGFSTAIGIGGDPIIGTTHIDALAAFEADPETKAIVMIGEIGGDAEERAAAYIKDNITKPVVGYVAGFTAPEGKTMGHAGAIVSGSSGTAQAKKEALEAVGVKVGKTPSETAELMREILKTL; this is translated from the coding sequence ATGACGATCTACCTCAACAAGGACTCCAAGATCATCGTCCAGGGCATCACCGGTGGGATGGGCTCCAAGCACACCACCCTGATGCTCCAGGCCGACTCGAACATCGTCGGCGGTGTCAACGCTCGCAAGGCGGGCACCACCGTGGAGCTGAACGGCAAGGAGCTGCCGGTCTTCGGCACCGTCAAGGAGGCCATCGAGGCCACGGGCGCCGACGTGTCGGTCGCCTTCGTGCCCCCCGCCTTCACCAAGGACGCCTGCATCGAGGCCATCGACGCGGAGATCCCGCTGCTCGTGGTCATCACCGAGGGCGTCCCGGTCCAGGACAGCGCCGAGGTCTTCGCCTACCTCGACGGCAAGAAGACCCGGATGATCGGCCCGAACTGCCCCGGCATCATCTCGCCGGAGGAGTCGCTGGCCGGCATCACCCCGCACACCATCGCGGGCAAGGGCCCCATCGGCCTGGTCTCCAAGTCGGGCACCCTGACCTACCAGATGATGTACGAGCTGCGGGACTACGGCTTCTCGACCGCCATCGGCATCGGCGGCGACCCGATCATCGGCACCACGCACATCGACGCCCTCGCCGCCTTCGAGGCGGACCCCGAGACCAAGGCGATCGTGATGATCGGCGAGATCGGCGGCGACGCCGAGGAGCGCGCCGCGGCGTACATCAAGGACAACATCACCAAGCCGGTCGTCGGCTACGTCGCGGGCTTCACCGCCCCCGAGGGCAAGACGATGGGTCACGCCGGGGCGATCGTGTCGGGTTCCTCCGGCACCGCGCAGGCGAAGAAGGAGGCCCTCGAGGCCGTCGGCGTGAAGGTCGGCAAGACGCCGTCCGAGACCGCCGAGCTAATGCGAGAGATCCTCAAGACTCTCTGA
- a CDS encoding inositol monophosphatase, with amino-acid sequence MQSDEVLTLLRDVSAEVIEPRFRALDDDQVSEKGPGDLVTVADREAEVLITAALTAAYPDALVLGEEAAAEDPGLLERFRTAEHAFTVDPVDGTRNFVHGSPDHAVMAAELRAGVVVRSWIWQPQHRVAYVAERGAGAWRDGVRLQRPPLGDGLRGVTSRRSWLGRALGTLRELELTWVCCGVDYPKLVEGEADYALYRGTKPWDHAPGSLLLSEAGGFVGTFAGEAYDAQAPLPSGLVAAADRATYDLVQGLLPGLPGLLGR; translated from the coding sequence GTGCAGAGCGACGAGGTGCTGACCCTGCTGCGGGACGTGTCCGCCGAGGTGATCGAGCCGAGGTTCCGGGCGCTGGACGACGACCAGGTCTCGGAGAAGGGGCCGGGCGACCTGGTGACGGTGGCCGACCGGGAGGCGGAGGTGCTGATCACCGCGGCGCTGACCGCGGCGTACCCGGACGCCCTGGTCCTCGGCGAGGAGGCCGCCGCCGAGGACCCCGGACTGCTGGAGCGCTTCCGCACCGCCGAGCACGCGTTCACCGTCGACCCCGTCGACGGCACCCGCAACTTCGTGCACGGCTCGCCCGACCACGCCGTGATGGCGGCCGAGCTCCGCGCCGGCGTCGTGGTCCGGAGCTGGATCTGGCAGCCGCAGCACCGCGTCGCGTACGTCGCCGAGCGCGGCGCGGGCGCCTGGCGCGACGGCGTACGCCTCCAGCGCCCGCCGCTGGGGGACGGCCTGCGCGGCGTGACCTCGCGGCGCAGCTGGCTGGGTCGCGCCCTCGGCACGCTGCGGGAGCTGGAGCTCACCTGGGTCTGCTGCGGGGTGGACTACCCGAAGCTGGTCGAGGGCGAGGCCGACTACGCGCTCTACCGTGGCACCAAGCCGTGGGACCACGCGCCGGGGTCGCTGCTGCTCTCGGAGGCCGGCGGCTTCGTCGGCACCTTCGCCGGCGAGGCGTACGACGCCCAGGCGCCGCTCCCGTCCGGGCTGGTCGCCGCGGCCGACCGGGCGACGTACGACCTCGTCCAGGGTCTGCTGCCCGGGCTGCCTGGGCTGCTCGGGCGCTGA
- the sucC gene encoding ADP-forming succinate--CoA ligase subunit beta, giving the protein MDLMEYQAKELFAKHGVATTLGVVVETAEAAKAAAEKLGGVTVIKAQVKAGGRGKAGGVKLAKTADEAFEHASNILGMEIKGLTVNRVLVTPATPPVEEYYFSFLLDRSNRSHLCIASVEGGVEIEEVAKTNPEAVRQIPINALEGVTPEKAAAIVDEAKFPAELRDQAIEMVQKLWQVYVEEDATLVEVNPLARLEGDKLEALDGKVSLDENASEFRHPHHAEFEIREEADPLEAKAKDLGLNYVKLDGAVGIIGNGAGLVMSTLDVVAYAGEAHGGVKPANFLDIGGGANATVMANGLDVILNDPQVKSVFVNVFGGITSCDEVANGIKGALEILGDSATKPLVVRLDGNNVEEGRAILNELNHPLVTQVDTMDGAADKAAELANV; this is encoded by the coding sequence GTGGACCTGATGGAGTACCAGGCGAAGGAGCTCTTCGCCAAGCATGGTGTGGCAACGACTCTGGGAGTCGTCGTCGAGACCGCGGAGGCCGCCAAGGCCGCTGCCGAGAAGCTGGGCGGCGTGACGGTCATCAAGGCGCAGGTCAAGGCCGGCGGCCGCGGCAAGGCTGGCGGCGTCAAGCTCGCCAAGACCGCCGACGAGGCCTTCGAGCACGCCTCCAACATCCTCGGCATGGAGATCAAGGGCCTCACGGTCAACCGGGTGCTGGTCACGCCGGCCACCCCGCCGGTGGAGGAGTACTACTTCTCCTTCCTGCTCGACCGCTCGAACCGATCGCACCTGTGCATCGCGTCGGTCGAGGGCGGCGTGGAGATCGAGGAGGTCGCCAAGACCAACCCCGAGGCCGTCCGCCAGATCCCGATCAACGCGCTCGAGGGGGTCACCCCCGAGAAGGCTGCGGCGATCGTCGACGAGGCCAAGTTCCCCGCGGAGCTGCGCGACCAGGCCATCGAGATGGTCCAGAAGCTGTGGCAGGTCTACGTCGAGGAGGACGCCACCCTCGTCGAGGTCAACCCGCTGGCTCGCCTGGAGGGCGACAAGCTGGAGGCTCTCGACGGCAAGGTCTCGCTCGACGAGAACGCCTCCGAGTTCCGGCACCCCCACCACGCGGAGTTCGAGATCCGCGAGGAGGCCGACCCGCTCGAGGCGAAGGCCAAGGACCTCGGCCTCAACTACGTCAAGCTCGACGGTGCCGTCGGCATCATCGGCAACGGCGCGGGCCTGGTCATGTCGACCCTGGACGTCGTCGCGTACGCCGGTGAGGCGCACGGCGGCGTGAAGCCGGCCAACTTCCTCGACATCGGCGGCGGCGCCAACGCCACCGTGATGGCGAACGGCCTCGACGTGATCCTCAACGACCCGCAGGTCAAGAGCGTGTTCGTGAACGTCTTCGGTGGCATCACCTCGTGCGACGAGGTCGCCAACGGCATCAAGGGTGCCCTGGAGATCCTCGGCGACAGCGCCACCAAGCCGCTGGTCGTCCGCCTCGACGGCAACAACGTCGAGGAGGGTCGCGCGATCCTGAACGAGCTGAACCACCCGCTCGTGACGCAGGTCGACACCATGGATGGCGCGGCCGACAAGGCCGCCGAGCTGGCGAACGTCTGA